A stretch of the Streptomyces ortus genome encodes the following:
- a CDS encoding putative baseplate assembly protein: MTASGTTRGTTASRRAKARAAQLNGVDAVEVSDDGLTLTVTFLGKAPHGLCAENVRIEGGRRVDGLTGLTVVDLGVEREEDPELDDRLYVTLDRTGDSSRYRLSLVEADPYGRPGTEPYRGFDQRYHSASFTFRPDCPTPFDCADEPHPAREFPQAPVVDYTARDYDTIRKLLLDRLALTTPDWIERNPADLGTTLVEMLAYTGDQISHQQDAVATEAYLDTARRRISVRRHVRLIDYAMHDGCNARAYVTVESAGDHTLPPGTYRFASVDVRSLDPHDRPAPGTVIGDGDLADLDERGSVEVFEPVATADPLELRSAHNMIRLWTWGGEVRALPRGATAATLRDEWRDTKTCEERRLDLRAGDLLVLEEVKGPRTGTPGDADSAHRQVVRLTSVTPAVDRIEDQPVLEITWAAEDALRFPLCLTTHAGRGCEPLEDVTVARGNVVLVDHGRSLNWCGEDLPETVTVPSGPAVVGSCGAPALGCADRDEGNGPARLIDSLTDKAECGEPLTPDDLRELFAVVGEDATVRAGLGLELTGRRPGHDGTESAGRVVPGTAYAQAAALRTLLAQSVYPGIAPRFRPVLGRAPVTQAVPFPDPGAVAAGQAERIAAIPGRVEQRLTELWRSARDRDGLDEQEIAELTVLYGLKVLERLELRRHPVRALRELLFRGDRLLHAKLRRVEVLTARARAGTVLDGHIAWEIAHSWGPVYADGLHPGEQVLRGPASAALRHDPRKALPAVRLHEDRHDRDGRHGDDSHGGRGSDHSHGGHHDPHGDTVWEPRRDLLDSTPRDRHFVGELRDDGRLALRFGDGRHGARPTPGTRLELRHRLGGGTAGNVGAEAIGHLVLTADCERPAVAGVRNPLPAVGGTEPEPVEQVRQSAPLDLRRTRLRAVTADDYAALAAALPGVQRAAATLRWTGSGQEAHIAVDAYGTGEPSPGLLAEVTQALEAYRRIGHDLVVGPARPVPLDIALRVCALPGHQHGQILAELYRVLGRGRLPGGRLGFFHPDALTFGEPVRLSRLVAVAAAVAGVESVHVTRLRRQFHEDRGEREDGVLRLGPLEIATCDNDPDRPENGRLTISLGGAR; this comes from the coding sequence ATGACGGCCTCCGGCACCACCCGCGGCACGACCGCCTCCCGGCGGGCGAAGGCACGAGCCGCCCAGCTCAACGGAGTCGACGCGGTCGAGGTGAGCGACGACGGGCTCACCCTCACCGTCACCTTCCTCGGCAAGGCCCCGCACGGCCTGTGCGCCGAGAACGTACGCATCGAGGGCGGCCGGCGCGTCGACGGCCTCACCGGCCTCACCGTCGTCGACCTCGGCGTCGAGCGCGAGGAGGACCCCGAACTCGACGACCGGCTCTACGTCACCCTCGACCGGACCGGCGACTCCTCCCGCTACCGGCTCTCCCTGGTCGAGGCCGATCCGTACGGCCGTCCCGGGACCGAGCCGTACCGCGGCTTCGACCAGCGCTACCACAGCGCCTCCTTCACCTTCCGCCCCGACTGCCCGACCCCCTTCGACTGCGCCGACGAGCCCCACCCGGCCCGGGAGTTCCCGCAGGCGCCCGTCGTCGACTACACCGCCCGCGACTACGACACCATCCGCAAGCTGCTCCTCGACCGGCTCGCCCTCACCACCCCCGACTGGATCGAGCGCAACCCCGCCGACCTCGGTACGACGCTCGTCGAGATGCTCGCGTACACCGGCGACCAGATCAGCCATCAGCAGGACGCCGTCGCCACGGAGGCCTACCTCGACACCGCGCGCCGCCGGATCTCGGTCCGCCGGCACGTAAGGCTCATCGACTACGCGATGCACGACGGGTGCAACGCGCGCGCCTACGTCACCGTGGAGAGCGCGGGCGACCACACGCTGCCCCCGGGCACGTACCGCTTCGCCTCCGTCGACGTACGCTCCCTCGACCCGCACGACCGTCCGGCGCCCGGCACGGTCATCGGCGACGGGGACCTCGCCGACCTCGACGAGCGCGGCTCCGTGGAGGTCTTCGAACCGGTCGCGACCGCCGACCCGCTGGAACTGCGGTCCGCCCACAACATGATCCGGCTCTGGACCTGGGGCGGTGAGGTGCGCGCGCTGCCCCGGGGCGCGACGGCCGCGACCCTGCGCGACGAGTGGCGCGACACAAAGACCTGCGAGGAGCGTCGACTCGACCTCCGGGCAGGGGACTTGCTGGTCCTGGAGGAGGTGAAGGGGCCGCGCACCGGCACCCCGGGCGACGCCGACTCCGCCCACCGGCAGGTGGTCCGGCTGACCTCCGTCACCCCCGCCGTCGACCGGATCGAGGACCAGCCGGTCCTGGAGATCACCTGGGCCGCCGAGGACGCGCTGCGCTTCCCGCTGTGCCTCACCACGCACGCCGGACGCGGCTGCGAGCCATTGGAGGACGTCACGGTCGCCCGCGGCAACGTCGTCCTCGTCGACCACGGCCGCTCACTGAACTGGTGCGGTGAAGACCTCCCGGAGACGGTGACCGTACCGTCCGGGCCCGCCGTCGTCGGCTCCTGCGGCGCACCGGCCCTCGGCTGCGCCGACCGCGACGAGGGCAACGGCCCCGCCCGGCTCATCGACTCCCTGACGGACAAGGCGGAGTGCGGCGAACCACTGACCCCCGACGACCTGCGCGAGCTGTTCGCCGTGGTGGGCGAGGACGCGACCGTACGCGCCGGACTCGGCCTGGAACTCACCGGGCGGCGGCCCGGCCACGACGGCACGGAGAGCGCCGGACGGGTCGTGCCGGGCACGGCGTACGCCCAGGCCGCGGCGTTGCGGACACTGCTCGCCCAGTCCGTGTACCCGGGCATCGCACCCCGCTTCCGGCCCGTGCTCGGCCGCGCACCCGTGACCCAGGCCGTGCCGTTCCCGGACCCCGGGGCCGTCGCCGCCGGGCAGGCCGAGCGGATCGCCGCCATCCCGGGGCGTGTCGAGCAGCGGCTCACCGAACTGTGGCGCAGCGCCCGCGACCGCGACGGGCTCGACGAACAGGAGATCGCCGAACTCACCGTGCTCTACGGCCTGAAGGTCCTGGAACGGCTCGAACTGCGCCGCCACCCGGTCCGGGCCCTGCGTGAACTCCTTTTCCGCGGCGACCGGTTGCTGCACGCCAAGCTCCGGCGCGTCGAGGTGCTCACGGCACGGGCCCGCGCGGGCACGGTCCTCGACGGACACATCGCCTGGGAGATCGCGCACAGTTGGGGCCCGGTGTACGCGGACGGACTGCACCCGGGTGAGCAGGTCCTGCGGGGCCCCGCCTCGGCGGCCCTCCGCCACGACCCGCGCAAGGCACTCCCCGCAGTCCGGCTGCACGAGGACCGTCACGACCGTGACGGCCGGCACGGCGACGACAGCCACGGCGGCCGGGGCAGCGACCACAGTCACGGCGGCCACCACGACCCGCACGGCGACACCGTCTGGGAGCCGCGTCGCGATCTCCTCGACAGCACGCCCCGCGACCGTCACTTCGTCGGTGAGCTGCGGGACGACGGCCGCCTCGCCCTCCGCTTCGGTGACGGCCGGCACGGAGCGCGGCCCACCCCCGGCACCCGGCTCGAACTCCGCCACCGGCTCGGCGGCGGCACCGCGGGCAACGTGGGCGCGGAGGCCATCGGCCACCTCGTGCTCACCGCCGACTGCGAACGGCCGGCCGTGGCCGGCGTACGCAACCCGCTGCCCGCCGTCGGCGGCACGGAACCCGAACCGGTCGAGCAGGTACGCCAGTCGGCCCCGCTGGACCTGCGCCGCACCCGGCTGCGCGCCGTCACCGCGGACGACTACGCGGCCCTCGCCGCCGCCCTGCCCGGCGTCCAGCGGGCCGCCGCCACGCTCCGCTGGACCGGCAGCGGCCAGGAGGCCCACATCGCCGTGGACGCGTACGGCACCGGGGAACCCTCCCCGGGGCTGCTCGCCGAGGTGACCCAGGCCCTGGAGGCGTACCGCCGTATCGGCCACGACCTCGTCGTGGGACCCGCCCGGCCGGTGCCGCTCGACATCGCGCTGCGGGTCTGCGCGCTGCCGGGCCACCAGCACGGGCAGATCCTGGCCGAGCTGTACCGCGTCCTCGGCCGGGGCCGTCTCCCGGGCGGGCGGCTCGGCTTCTTCCACCCGGACGCGCTCACCTTCGGCGAACCGGTCCGGCTCAGCCGTCTGGTCGCCGTAGCGGCGGCGGTGGCAGGCGTGGAGAGCGTCCATGTCACCCGGCTGCGAAGGCAGTTCCACGAGGACCGAGGAGAGAGGGAGGACGGCGTGCTGCGGCTCGGCCCGCTGGAGATCGCCACCTGCGACAACGACCCCGACCGACCGGAGAACGGCCGGCTGACGATTTCCCTCGGAGGTGCCCGATGA
- a CDS encoding GPW/gp25 family protein has translation MSPRTHPRSDIAFPFRADRRGRTAHARHDEHVRDLIEQVLFTSPGERVMRPDFGCGLLDLVFAPNSPELTSTVELSVQASLQRWLGDLVEIEALDVVGEDDTIRVHLSYAVRSTGTRRDDVFEGRAAA, from the coding sequence ATGAGCCCACGCACCCACCCCCGCAGCGACATCGCGTTCCCCTTCCGGGCCGACCGCCGGGGCCGCACCGCGCACGCGCGCCACGACGAGCACGTCCGCGACCTGATCGAACAGGTGCTGTTCACCAGCCCCGGCGAACGGGTGATGCGCCCCGACTTCGGCTGCGGACTGCTCGACCTGGTGTTCGCGCCCAACAGCCCCGAACTGACCAGCACCGTCGAACTGTCCGTGCAGGCCTCCCTGCAGCGCTGGCTCGGCGACCTCGTCGAGATCGAGGCCCTGGACGTGGTGGGCGAGGACGACACGATCCGGGTCCACCTCTCCTACGCCGTGCGCTCCACCGGGACGCGCCGAGACGACGTCTTCGAAGGGAGGGCCGCGGCATGA
- a CDS encoding phage baseplate assembly protein V → MAATGNRYLGKFRGRVVDNDDPLRIGRVRAEVPDVLGDEPSTWALPCLPFTGPESGQFVVPAPGAGVWVEFEQGDPSFPIWTGCWYGAAEELPPDARRELAASATEKPVVVQTPQAHKLVMSDTSGAERGILLQAQGGAYIRITEDAVVIATGAGAEVVLRGKEVTINEGQLTVLSKR, encoded by the coding sequence ATGGCGGCAACCGGCAATCGTTACCTCGGCAAGTTCCGCGGCCGGGTCGTGGACAACGACGACCCGCTGCGGATCGGGCGCGTCCGGGCCGAGGTCCCGGACGTCCTGGGCGACGAGCCGTCGACCTGGGCGTTGCCCTGCCTGCCCTTCACCGGCCCGGAGTCGGGACAGTTCGTGGTGCCGGCGCCCGGCGCGGGCGTCTGGGTGGAGTTCGAACAGGGCGATCCCAGCTTCCCCATCTGGACGGGCTGCTGGTACGGGGCGGCCGAGGAGCTGCCGCCCGACGCGCGCCGCGAACTGGCCGCGTCCGCTACGGAGAAGCCGGTCGTCGTGCAGACGCCGCAGGCCCACAAGCTCGTGATGAGCGACACCTCCGGCGCCGAGCGGGGGATCCTCCTCCAGGCCCAGGGCGGCGCGTACATCCGCATCACCGAGGACGCCGTGGTCATCGCGACCGGCGCGGGCGCCGAGGTCGTCCTGCGCGGCAAGGAAGTGACGATCAACGAGGGCCAGCTGACCGTGCTCTCGAAGCGATGA
- a CDS encoding LysM peptidoglycan-binding domain-containing protein, translating into MADIEPYENALDAIPGAHPYPRSSRYHDADIGIHRQADGTEVRYTKRRLLPPLPPQPEAGDAQDESRTHTVSAGDRPDLLGRRYFGDPAQWWQIADANPVLDPRELTDEAGQVIDVPLPGNGGERRV; encoded by the coding sequence ATGGCAGACATCGAGCCCTACGAGAACGCCCTCGACGCCATCCCCGGCGCGCACCCCTACCCCCGCTCAAGCCGCTACCACGACGCGGACATCGGCATCCACCGGCAGGCGGACGGCACCGAAGTCCGGTACACGAAGCGCCGGTTGCTGCCCCCGCTGCCTCCGCAGCCAGAAGCGGGCGACGCGCAGGACGAGAGCCGGACCCACACCGTCAGCGCGGGCGACCGCCCCGACCTCCTCGGCCGGCGCTACTTCGGCGACCCCGCCCAGTGGTGGCAGATCGCCGACGCCAACCCCGTCCTCGACCCGCGTGAGCTGACCGACGAGGCCGGCCAGGTCATCGACGTGCCGCTCCCCGGCAACGGGGGAGAGCGGCGTGTTTGA